From the genome of Aspergillus oryzae RIB40 DNA, chromosome 4:
CCGGCTTTATCCCCGACAGCACCCCTTCTACACAGAGGGATCGAGTCGGCCTCTTCTATGGAATGACTAGCGATGACTATCGGGAGATAAATAGTGGTCAAGATATTGATACTTACTTTATCCCTGGTGGGAATCGTGCTTTCACACCTGGCCGGATAAACTACTATTTCAAGTTCAGTGGGCCCAGCGTCAGCGTTGATAcagcttgttcttcaagtctTGCGGCTATTCATATGGCTTGCAATTCGATCTGGAGAAATGATTGCGATGCTGCTATTGCTGGAGGTGTCAATATATTGACAAACCCTGATAACCATGCCGGTCTTGACCGTGGCCATTTCCTGTCCAGAACCGGGAATTGCAACACATTTGACGATGGTGCTGATGGCTACTGTAGAGCAGATGGAGTGGGTACAATCATTCTCAAGCGGCTGGAAGACGCTCAGGCGGACAACGATCCAATCCTCGGTGTGATCAATGGAGCCTATACCAATCATTCGGCAGAAGCAGTCTCGATTACCCGCCCTCATGTTGGCGCACAAGCGTTTATCTTTAATAAGCTATTGAACGATGCCAATATCGACCCTAAGGACGTCAGCTACGTTGAAATGCATGGAACTGGTACTCAAGCTGGGGATGCGGTGGAAATGCAATCGGTCTTGGATACGTTTGCTCCCGACTACCGCCGTGGACCAGGACAGTCTCTCCATCTTGGTTCCGCCAAAGCAAATGTTGGGCATGGAGAGTCAGCATCTGGTGTAACTGCACTTGTGAAAGTGCTGCtaatgatgaagaagaataccATACCCCCTCATTGTGGTATAAAGACTAAGATCAACCACAACTTCCCCACGGATCTCGCGCAACGAAATGTCCACATTGCCTTTCAACCTACCCCTTGGAACAGACCGGCTTCCGGAAAGCGGCAGTGCTTCATTAACAACTTTTCGGCGGCTGGTGGAAATACCGCTCTTTTGATGGAAGACGCTCCAATCGCTGAGGTTAAGGGGCAGGACACTCGACCTGTTCACGTTGTGTCTGTATCGGCACGATCCCAGAGTGCGCTcaaaaacaacatcaacTCTCTCGTAAAATACATCGACGAACAAGGAAGGTCATTCAATGTGAACGAGGCAGACTTTATCCCAAGCTTGGCATACACCACCACAGCACGGCGTATCCATCACCCATTCCGTGTCACAGCTATCGGGTCTAGTTTGCAGGAGCTGCGTGACTCACTTAACAACAGCTCTCGTCTGGAAAGCTTTACCCCTGTCCCTGCGACGGCCCCTGGCGTAGGGTTCGTGTTCGCTGGCCAAGGAGCTCAGCACACCGGAATGGGAAGGCAACTATACGAAAAATGCTCTCAATTCCGGGCAACAATGCAGCACTTCGATTGCATTAGTCAAAACCAAGGGTTTCCTTCGATCCTTCCCTTGGTTGACGGAAGCGTGCCcgtggaggagctgggcCCTATCGTGACACAGCTCGGCACCACATGTCTTCAGATGGCTTTGGTCAACTATTGGGGTTCACTAGGTATAAAACCTGCGTTCGTTCTTGGGCATAGTCTCGGGGAGTTTGCTGCTTTGAATACCGCAGGAGTATTATCGACTTCCGATACCATCTACCTTTGTGGCCGTCGGGCTACCCTCCTTACAGAATACTGCCAGGTTGGGACACACGCCATGCTGGCTGTCAAGGCTTCCTACCCCCAGGTCAAGCAGTTACTGAAAGAAGGTGTGGATGAAGTTGCCTGTGTCAACTCACCCAGTGAGACAGTCGTCAGTGGCCTCACCGCTGATATTGATGACTTGGCTCAAAGGTGTTCCACTGAAGGTTGGAAGTCCACTAAACTAAGGGTACCGTTCGCTTTCCATTCTGCCCAAGTTACTCCAATTCTTGAACGGTTTCAAGAAGAGGCCCAGGGTGTCACGTTCCGTAAGCCGTCGTTACCGTTTGTTTCCTCACTCCTTGGGGAAGTCATCACCGAATCTAATTACGATGTCCTGGGAGCTCAATATATGGTGAAGCAGTGCCGGAAGTCGGTGAACTTCCTTGGTGCTCTTGAGGCCACCAGATATGCGAAATTGATGACTGATAAGACTGTCTGGCTGGAAGTTGGTGCCCATACCATTTGCTCTGGTATGATCAAAGCAACATTCGGTCCCCAGGTTACCACTGTGGCATCTCTTCGCCGAGAGGAGAATGCATGGAAGGTCCTCTCCAATAGTCTATCGGCCCTTCATTTGGCTGGCATTGATATTAATtggaaagaatatcatcaagaCTTCAGCTCCAGCCACCAGGTGCTCCCACTTCCTTCTTACAAGTGGGATCTCAAGAACTACTGGATACCCTACACTAACAATTTCTGCCTTACGAAGGGTGCTCCCCAAACTGCAATTCAAGCTGCACCACAAACTACATTCCTGACCACTGCTGCGCAAAAGGTTGTTGAGAGTCGCGACGACGGTACAACAGCGACTGTCGTGGTGCAAAATGACATCGCTGATCCTGAGTTGAACCGTGTTATCCAAGGTCACAAGGTCAATGGAGCCGCACTTTGCCCATCGGTAAGTATTGCATGCATTGCCAGACTATCTTGTGTTATAATTCGGCTACTTACGTATTGCCTAGTCACTCTACGCAGATATTGCCCAGACACTTGGAGAGTATCTTATTGAGAAATACAAACCCGAGTTCAAAGATCTTGGTCTCGATGTGTGTGACATGGTCGTACCGAAGCCACTCATCGCGAAGGGAGGAGAGCAGCTCTTTAGAGTCTCTGCTATTGCTAATtgggctgagaagaaggcttcAGTTCAAGTATACGCCGTTAATGCTGACGGCAAAAAGACCGTGGATCATGCGTATTGTACGGTGAAGTTCTTTGATACCAATGCCTCCGAGCTCGAGTGGAAGAGAATCTCGTACCTGGTCAAGAGAAGCATCGACAGTCTTCACCAGAATGCGGAGACAGGGGAGGCTCACCGTATCCAGCGAGGAATGGTCTATAAACTTTTCAGCGCGTTGGTCGATTATGATGAAAATTTCAAGTCGATTCGCGAGGTTATCCTGGACAGCGACAATAATGAGGCCACCGCTCGTGTCAAATTCCAAGCACCGCCAGGAAATTTCCACCGAAACCCATTCTGGATTGACAGTTTCGGTCACTTGTCCGGATTCATTATGAATGCGAGCGACGCGACCGACTCTAAGAACCAAGTATTTGTTAACCATGGATGGGATTCGATGCGTTGCCTGAAGAAGTTCTCGCCTGATGTCACTTATCGCACTTATGTGAGGATGCAGCCATGGCAAAACAACATTTGGGCTGGAGATGTTTATATCTTTGAGGGCGACGATATTATTGCTGTCTTCGGAGGTGTGAAGGTGGGTACCTCACTACTGATTTTGGTTCCTGCTTACTGACATGATAATTAGTTCCAAGCACTGGCACGCAAGATACTTGACACTGTTCTTCCCCCTGTTGGCGGTTCAAAGGCACCAATTACAGCGAAATCACCACCTCCAGCTCGCACTCAGAAGGCCAACACCGGCGCCAAGACCCGTCCTAAAGCACCTGTTCCTTCCAAGTCGTTCACCAAATCTTCTGGGCCGAGTGTTGTCGTACGCGCACTCAGCATTCTGGCCTCAGAAGTTGGCCTGGCAGAGTCTGAAATCTCAGACGACATGGTGTTTGCGGACTACGGTGTAGACTCACTCCTCTCCCTTACAGTTACTGGCAGGTATCGTGAAGAGTTGAACCTCGATTTGGACTCCTCTGTGTTTACCGATCATCCAACTGTCAACGACTTCAAGCGGCTCATCGCCCAAGTGAGTCCTTCAGAGAGCCATGATGGTTCCTCCAGTGAACAAGAGTCGAATTTCTCTTTCAACGGTGGCGAGTCCTCAAGCGCAAGCACACCTGACATAACGTCACCGCCGAATGAGAAGGTAGCTCAAGTCGAGCAAAACGGCACCATGAAGGAAATCCGTAACATCATGGCGGAGGAGATCGGTGTACCCGCAGAAGAGATCGACCCTGACGAGAACTTGGGAGAGATGGGTATG
Proteins encoded in this window:
- the pksP gene encoding polyketide synthase alb1 (polyketide synthase modules and related proteins) produces the protein MEGPRGVYLFGDQTSDFDAGLRRLLQVKNNTIVASFFQRCFHALRQEIARLSPSERKIFPRFTSIVDLLARHRESDPNPALESALTCIYQLGCFINYYGDLGNVYPSASDCHIVGLCAGLLSSAAVSCSNNVGELLPAAVEAVVVALRLGLCVLKVRELVSSDQASSTSWSVLISGISEKDASQLIGEFTAERAIPPSSKPYISAVGYNSITISAPPKVLDDLIDSRLSKSHKPVRAQIHGPYHAAHLYYGRDVDRIIESCHNEVVSNYTPRIPVLSSTTGQPIEAKHMKDLLKAALEEILLRQLCWEKVTDACYSILKTARHQPCKLFPISSTATQSLFTALTKAGITDIEVENGLGDVPTNPKDNLNISGRADCSKIAIIGMSGRFPEADGTESFWDLLYNGLDVHRKVPAERWDVDAHVDPTGTKRNTSKVPYGCWINEPGLFDPRFFNMSPREALQADPAQRLALLTAYEALEMAGFIPDSTPSTQRDRVGLFYGMTSDDYREINSGQDIDTYFIPGGNRAFTPGRINYYFKFSGPSVSVDTACSSSLAAIHMACNSIWRNDCDAAIAGGVNILTNPDNHAGLDRGHFLSRTGNCNTFDDGADGYCRADGVGTIILKRLEDAQADNDPILGVINGAYTNHSAEAVSITRPHVGAQAFIFNKLLNDANIDPKDVSYVEMHGTGTQAGDAVEMQSVLDTFAPDYRRGPGQSLHLGSAKANVGHGESASGVTALVKVLLMMKKNTIPPHCGIKTKINHNFPTDLAQRNVHIAFQPTPWNRPASGKRQCFINNFSAAGGNTALLMEDAPIAEVKGQDTRPVHVVSVSARSQSALKNNINSLVKYIDEQGRSFNVNEADFIPSLAYTTTARRIHHPFRVTAIGSSLQELRDSLNNSSRLESFTPVPATAPGVGFVFAGQGAQHTGMGRQLYEKCSQFRATMQHFDCISQNQGFPSILPLVDGSVPVEELGPIVTQLGTTCLQMALVNYWGSLGIKPAFVLGHSLGEFAALNTAGVLSTSDTIYLCGRRATLLTEYCQVGTHAMLAVKASYPQVKQLLKEGVDEVACVNSPSETVVSGLTADIDDLAQRCSTEGWKSTKLRVPFAFHSAQVTPILERFQEEAQGVTFRKPSLPFVSSLLGEVITESNYDVLGAQYMVKQCRKSVNFLGALEATRYAKLMTDKTVWLEVGAHTICSGMIKATFGPQVTTVASLRREENAWKVLSNSLSALHLAGIDINWKEYHQDFSSSHQVLPLPSYKWDLKNYWIPYTNNFCLTKGAPQTAIQAAPQTTFLTTAAQKVVESRDDGTTATVVVQNDIADPELNRVIQGHKVNGAALCPSSLYADIAQTLGEYLIEKYKPEFKDLGLDVCDMVVPKPLIAKGGEQLFRVSAIANWAEKKASVQVYAVNADGKKTVDHAYCTVKFFDTNASELEWKRISYLVKRSIDSLHQNAETGEAHRIQRGMVYKLFSALVDYDENFKSIREVILDSDNNEATARVKFQAPPGNFHRNPFWIDSFGHLSGFIMNASDATDSKNQVFVNHGWDSMRCLKKFSPDVTYRTYVRMQPWQNNIWAGDVYIFEGDDIIAVFGGVKFQALARKILDTVLPPVGGSKAPITAKSPPPARTQKANTGAKTRPKAPVPSKSFTKSSGPSVVVRALSILASEVGLAESEISDDMVFADYGVDSLLSLTVTGRYREELNLDLDSSVFTDHPTVNDFKRLIAQVSPSESHDGSSSEQESNFSFNGGESSSASTPDITSPPNEKVAQVEQNGTMKEIRNIMAEEIGVPAEEIDPDENLGEMGMDSLLSLTVLGRIRETLDMDLPGEFFIENQTLNDIEVALDLKPKTTSAPIPMPEPVKFPEAIHDLQPKLAQHPKATSILLQGNPRTATKTLFLFPDGSGSATSYATIPGLSPDVCVYGLNCPYMKTPEKLKCSLDELTAPYVAEIRRRQPKGPYSFGGWSAGGICAYDAARHLMFEEGEQVDRLLLLDTPFPIGLEKLPQRLYGFFNSIGLFGEGKTAPPSWLLPHFLAFIDALDAYKAAPLPFKDEKWAKKLPKTYIIWAKDGVCGKPGDPRPDPPTDGSKDPKEMVWLLNDRTDLGPNKWDTLVGPENIGGITVMEDANHFTMTKGEKAKELSTFMANAMA